One stretch of Roseimicrobium sp. ORNL1 DNA includes these proteins:
- a CDS encoding DUF1453 domain-containing protein produces MPLLILALGLMAFLVLITLTLPFSIINRYRAGTARRRARPWLALTNIFSLGISALFFLVTAVVSSFWVPRLLSFCAGGFLGGLVLGIVGLRLTRWEATSQALYYLPNRWLVLAITVGVSLRLAFGFWRVWDTWHTSPAGHSWLAESGFAGSMAAGAVLLGYYLTYWFGIWMRVRRAVAPSK; encoded by the coding sequence ATGCCGCTGCTCATTCTTGCCCTGGGATTGATGGCGTTTCTTGTGCTCATCACGCTCACGCTGCCGTTTTCGATTATTAACCGCTATCGCGCGGGCACCGCCCGGCGACGGGCCCGTCCTTGGCTGGCATTGACGAATATCTTCAGCCTTGGCATTTCCGCTTTGTTCTTTCTTGTGACTGCGGTGGTGAGTAGTTTCTGGGTTCCACGGCTGTTGAGCTTCTGTGCCGGTGGATTTCTAGGAGGGCTGGTCCTCGGGATCGTCGGTCTGCGACTCACGCGATGGGAAGCAACATCGCAGGCGCTCTATTACCTACCCAACCGGTGGCTGGTGCTCGCCATCACGGTGGGTGTGTCTCTCCGGCTGGCCTTCGGATTCTGGCGCGTATGGGATACGTGGCATACCTCTCCTGCGGGTCATTCGTGGCTGGCTGAGTCCGGCTTTGCAGGTTCCATGGCAGCGGGTGCGGTACTGCTCGGGTATTACCTCACCTATTGGTTCGGAATTTGGATGCGCGTGCGGCGTGCTGTAGCGCCATCGAAGTGA
- a CDS encoding neutral/alkaline non-lysosomal ceramidase N-terminal domain-containing protein yields MSLFLLAGAVNAADAAKAKAPLQAGAATSNITPALGGDIIGGFLPFPATHIHDELHARCLVLDDGTSKVALVVCDLLGLHRSVSVEARKLIEAETGIPAANVLISGTHTHSATSALGGTTRSYVSDMELTDYQKFVARRIADGVRRAVNLLRPAEIAFGTVEAPEHVFIRRWFLKEGAMPPNPFGKIDKVKMNPGAGNANLVEPAGVTDPTVSFIAVREPGGRLISVYSAYSLHYVGGVGGGHISADYYGMYCEALKNLQKGSSEDPPFVAIMANGTSGDVNNINFRTPRPGKPPYVQMRAVAEDLAAKVNGAIAKVTWQSSAPLATRYRELGVAWRKIDPELITWAKETEKNTPRIQGKADLPLSYAGRVQRLAEASPETKAPVQILRIGDVCIGTTPCETFAETGLEFKKRSPFTKSFMVELSHGYYGYMPTPRHFELGGYETWPGTNNLEPQASVKMMDALLEMAAEVKEAAAQ; encoded by the coding sequence TTGTCCCTTTTCCTGCTGGCTGGTGCGGTAAACGCTGCGGACGCTGCCAAAGCCAAAGCTCCGCTCCAGGCGGGCGCGGCCACCAGCAACATCACGCCGGCCCTGGGCGGTGACATCATCGGTGGGTTCCTGCCTTTTCCGGCGACGCACATCCATGATGAACTGCATGCGCGCTGTCTGGTGCTGGATGATGGAACGTCCAAGGTGGCTCTCGTGGTGTGCGATCTCCTCGGGTTGCACCGCAGCGTGTCGGTGGAGGCACGAAAGTTGATTGAAGCCGAAACAGGCATTCCCGCAGCGAATGTGCTCATCTCCGGCACGCACACGCACTCGGCCACCAGCGCCCTTGGGGGTACGACCCGCAGCTATGTGTCCGACATGGAGCTGACGGACTACCAGAAATTTGTCGCGAGGCGCATTGCGGATGGCGTGCGGCGCGCAGTGAACCTGCTGCGTCCTGCAGAGATCGCCTTCGGCACGGTGGAGGCACCGGAACATGTCTTCATCCGCCGCTGGTTCCTCAAGGAGGGGGCGATGCCTCCGAATCCCTTTGGCAAGATCGACAAGGTGAAGATGAATCCCGGCGCCGGTAATGCAAATCTGGTGGAGCCTGCGGGTGTGACCGATCCCACGGTGTCCTTCATCGCCGTGCGAGAACCCGGCGGGCGCTTGATCTCGGTCTACTCCGCTTATTCGCTGCACTATGTCGGTGGCGTGGGTGGCGGTCACATCTCGGCGGACTACTACGGGATGTACTGCGAGGCCTTGAAGAACCTTCAGAAAGGTTCGAGCGAGGATCCTCCTTTCGTCGCGATTATGGCGAATGGCACCAGTGGTGACGTGAACAACATCAACTTCCGCACTCCGCGCCCCGGCAAGCCACCGTATGTGCAGATGCGCGCTGTTGCGGAGGATCTTGCCGCGAAGGTGAACGGTGCCATCGCCAAGGTGACGTGGCAGAGCAGCGCACCTCTCGCTACGCGTTACCGTGAGCTGGGCGTTGCCTGGCGCAAGATCGACCCTGAGCTCATCACCTGGGCGAAGGAGACGGAGAAGAACACGCCTCGCATCCAGGGAAAGGCCGATCTGCCACTTTCCTATGCAGGCCGGGTGCAGCGCCTGGCAGAGGCCAGCCCTGAGACGAAAGCTCCCGTGCAGATCCTGCGCATCGGCGATGTCTGCATTGGCACCACACCGTGCGAGACGTTTGCGGAGACCGGCCTGGAGTTCAAGAAGCGCAGCCCCTTCACCAAGTCATTCATGGTGGAGCTGAGCCACGGCTACTATGGATACATGCCCACCCCGCGCCACTTTGAGCTCGGTGGCTACGAGACCTGGCCCGGCACGAACAACCTGGAACCGCAAGCTTCCGTCAAGATGATGGATGCCCTGCTGGAGATGGCCGCGGAGGTCAAGGAAGCCGCGGCCCAGTAG
- a CDS encoding BatA domain-containing protein, producing MHPGFLWALAALAVPLWIHLSRRRRYTELPVGTLRFLNEVLKERRKRARFEEIPLLLLRLLAVALLALAFTRPFLNSREKAAESPAETVVLLDASGSVTENMKNAGLKLLLQSTQQVAEGSKLTLAQFSDEVEAITAADKWMPRAGAPTDLTRAMGWALDRLGGAGTQRAGKIVLIAHLAEGDLPPNPPRVWPPGISLEVHVLTPPSTVNAAVRNVSLLTPYIMEQMEIEAEVMLPPGADRTVTLKAEGITATQEVLEGTDRVIFKINPPRDEVRGTISVAGGDAWSADDARAFAVRWVQPRKVKLIDGDPGSTPFEGQAYFGEKALTASGAAHGKTPFQPDIVYGLSGRQGAADLSGVGAVALCGLPNLSTADARQLAQYVESGGGLMVLLDARWTRGASAVLETAGLLPSGTRPAAAATMPASADEAGPVRAITQWERTHPVLAAFDGREGGDLREMEWRDCFDIPEGDGWKALAKLDGGHALLLEKTTPTQKGRVLVLAHSLTREWTDLPRDPLFVPFVKSLFTYASRAENPASELSPRHPGLHEKRVPGLYDNAVGGTEIVAAAPGESSVVTATPEALRLAFGVPDTTIQTIIPHDDVALAAASVPWRQELWPWAVALLLVLLMVENIVATRRPTSNA from the coding sequence ATGCACCCCGGCTTCCTGTGGGCCCTGGCGGCCCTGGCGGTGCCGTTGTGGATCCATCTCAGCAGGCGCCGCCGCTATACAGAGCTGCCGGTGGGCACGCTGCGGTTTCTCAATGAAGTGCTGAAGGAACGGCGCAAGCGTGCGCGGTTTGAAGAAATTCCCCTGCTGCTGCTGCGACTGCTGGCCGTGGCGTTGCTGGCGCTGGCGTTCACCCGCCCGTTTCTGAACTCTCGTGAAAAGGCCGCTGAGTCACCCGCCGAGACCGTGGTTCTGCTGGACGCCTCGGGCAGTGTCACTGAGAACATGAAAAATGCAGGGCTGAAGCTGCTGCTGCAGAGCACCCAACAGGTAGCGGAAGGCAGCAAGCTCACGCTGGCCCAGTTTTCCGATGAAGTGGAAGCCATCACCGCTGCGGACAAGTGGATGCCGCGTGCGGGAGCGCCCACGGATCTGACGCGCGCCATGGGATGGGCTCTGGATCGGCTGGGTGGCGCAGGCACGCAGCGCGCGGGAAAGATTGTCCTCATCGCCCATCTCGCGGAGGGTGATCTGCCCCCCAATCCTCCACGCGTCTGGCCTCCGGGGATCTCGTTGGAAGTCCACGTGCTCACGCCACCGTCGACCGTGAATGCCGCGGTGCGGAATGTCTCCCTGCTCACTCCCTATATCATGGAGCAGATGGAGATCGAGGCGGAGGTCATGCTGCCCCCGGGTGCGGACCGCACGGTGACATTGAAAGCGGAGGGCATCACCGCCACCCAGGAAGTGCTGGAGGGCACGGACCGGGTCATCTTTAAGATCAATCCTCCACGCGATGAAGTGCGCGGCACCATTTCCGTGGCGGGTGGAGATGCGTGGTCTGCGGATGATGCACGAGCCTTTGCGGTGCGCTGGGTGCAACCTCGCAAGGTGAAGCTCATCGACGGCGACCCTGGAAGCACGCCATTCGAAGGCCAGGCCTACTTCGGAGAGAAGGCGCTCACCGCCTCCGGCGCGGCTCATGGGAAAACGCCCTTCCAGCCCGACATCGTGTATGGCCTCTCCGGCCGGCAAGGCGCGGCAGATCTCAGTGGCGTGGGCGCAGTGGCGTTGTGCGGCCTTCCCAATCTCTCCACCGCGGATGCGCGTCAGCTTGCCCAATATGTGGAGTCGGGTGGTGGACTCATGGTGCTGCTGGATGCGCGGTGGACTCGTGGTGCCTCCGCGGTGCTGGAGACTGCGGGACTGCTCCCCTCCGGCACACGACCCGCCGCAGCAGCAACGATGCCCGCGAGTGCGGATGAAGCCGGTCCCGTGCGAGCCATCACCCAATGGGAGCGGACACATCCCGTCCTCGCCGCATTCGACGGCAGGGAAGGCGGCGACTTGCGTGAAATGGAGTGGCGTGACTGCTTTGACATTCCCGAGGGAGATGGCTGGAAGGCCCTGGCGAAGCTGGATGGCGGTCACGCGCTGCTGCTTGAGAAGACCACACCAACACAGAAAGGCCGCGTGCTGGTGCTGGCACACTCGCTCACGCGTGAGTGGACGGATCTCCCGCGCGACCCTTTGTTTGTGCCCTTCGTGAAAAGTCTTTTCACGTATGCGTCGCGGGCTGAGAACCCCGCCTCTGAGTTGAGCCCCAGGCATCCCGGCCTGCATGAAAAGCGCGTGCCAGGTCTGTATGACAATGCAGTTGGTGGGACGGAAATTGTCGCGGCGGCACCGGGTGAATCGTCCGTGGTCACGGCCACTCCAGAGGCCCTGCGCCTTGCCTTCGGAGTTCCGGACACCACGATACAAACCATCATACCACACGATGACGTCGCGCTGGCAGCGGCCTCGGTGCCGTGGCGTCAGGAACTCTGGCCCTGGGCAGTGGCCTTGCTCCTGGTGCTGCTCATGGTCGAAAACATCGTCGCCACCCGGCGCCCCACCAGCAACGCCTGA